A part of Phoenix dactylifera cultivar Barhee BC4 chromosome 2, palm_55x_up_171113_PBpolish2nd_filt_p, whole genome shotgun sequence genomic DNA contains:
- the LOC103715568 gene encoding uncharacterized protein LOC103715568 translates to MSESETYVVATLSSSSGQPEDKQDPSQCPRRRLPGWEGNESNTLLVVATLITALTYQVGTNIPGGCWQDDKVGDHTAGDPIMRDRHRKRYWLFMTASWMGFGSSMLMTVYLLTGVPVNSRRVRWPFVVAYSSLMLTFITSQPRTSLVMDLALWVCLLLFLWVAISFKNLEERFCWRASFDRMKNSFKGYC, encoded by the coding sequence ATGTCTGAATCCGAAACCTACGTAGTTGCAACGTTGTCCTCATCATCAGGACAGCCAGAAGACAAACAGGATCCCTCTCAGTGTCCACGGCGGCGCCTGCCAGGATGGGAGGGCAACGAGAGCAACACACTTCTCGTGGTGGCGACTCTGATCACGGCGTTAACGTACCAGGTGGGAACCAACATCCCTGGTGGCTGCTGGCAGGACGACAAGGTGGGCGACCATACTGCGGGGGACCCCATCATGCGCGACAGGCACCGGAAGCGGTACTGGCTCTTCATGACCGCCAGTTGGATGGGCTTCGGCAGCTCGATGCTCATGACCGTGTATTTGCTCACCGGAGTGCCGGTGAACTCTCGCCGGGTCCGGTGGCCGTTCGTGGTAGCTTACTCCAGCCTCATGCTGACCTTCATCACCTCGCAGCCAAGGACTTCGCTCGTCATGGACCTGGCCCTCTGGGTCTGCCTCCTGCTTTTCCTATGGGTTGCTATCAGCTTCAAAAACTTGGAAGAGAGGTTCTGTTGGCGAGCTTCTTTCGATAGAATGAAGAACTCTTTCAAGGGATATTGCTGA
- the LOC103715576 gene encoding uncharacterized protein LOC103715576, which translates to MSASQTHVVATSPSSSGKPEDKLQDPSQCPRRRLPGWEGNQRNTLLVVATLITALTYQVGTNYIPDGCWQDDKMGVYTAGDPIMRDEHQKRYWLFMTASWMGFGSSMLMIVYLLTGVPVNSGRVRWPFVVACSSLMVTFITSRPRTRLTMDLALWVCLVLFLWAAISFKNLEERFCRRASFDRIKNSFKGYW; encoded by the coding sequence ATGTCTGCATCCCAAACCCACGTAGTTGCAACGTCGCCCTCATCATCAGGAAAGCCAGAAGACAAACTGCAGGATCCCTCTCAGTGTCCACGGCGGCGCCTGCCAGGATGGGAGGGCAACCAGAGAAACACACTCCTCGTGGTGGCGACTCTGATCACGGCGTTAACGTACCAGGTGGGAACCAATTACATCCCTGATGGCTGCTGGCAGGACGACAAGATGGGCGTATATACTGCGGGGGACCCCATCATGCGCGACGAGCACCAGAAGCGGTACTGGCTCTTCATGACCGCCAGTTGGATGGGCTTCGGCAGCTCGATGCTCATGATCGTGTATTTGCTCACCGGAGTGCCGGTGAACTCTGGCCGGGTCCGGTGGCCGTTCGTGGTAGCTTGCTCCAGCCTCATGGTGACCTTTATCACCTCGCGGCCAAGGACTCGGCTCACCATGGACCTGGCCCTCTGGGTCTGCCTCGTGCTTTTCCTATGGGCTGCTATCAGCTTCAAAAACTTGGAAGAGAGATTCTGTCGGCGAGCTTCTTTCGATAGAATAAAGAACTCTTTCAAGGGATATTGGTGA